Part of the Sporosarcina sp. FSL K6-2383 genome is shown below.
TTATTTAAGCTTTTCAACTCGTCTACGGACAATTTGTGTTGTGAAGCAATTTTCCATAGGGTATCGCCAGCCTTGACGGTATATGATTCAGTCGCTGCGTCTGCACTTCCTGTTGCGATGAATGTTGCAAGTGCCGCAGTTGCTAACATCGAAAAAACTTTCTTTTTCATGTATATTCTCCTTCCTACGACAAATAGTTCTATAACTCTATTCTATCGGCTTTGAAGTCATAGGACAATACTCAGAATAAATTATATTTATGTTACAAAGATGAATAAGTATTTGGATTTTATCTAATAAGGGCAAACCGATTGGGTTTTCGTCGACTATTGAACTTGGAAAAATTCCCCTAAAAGTACAAATTCATCTCTTAAATATCAATATGTCTGATTTACCAGAGAAATTTGACCCGAACATACCAAAGGGGAGAGATGCGGATGGTAATGAAAGAGCCGTCGATTACTCGCAGCATGGAATGGACGACAGTGAGTTTGATAGCATTACAGTCAACTCTATAAAAAAACAACGCCGTCTGGATAATCCCAAACGGCGTTGCACATCATGACAATTTAAAGCGATTTACAACTTCTTGCAGTTCTTGCGCAATGGTGTGCATATGTGCAGTAGCCTCTGCGACTCTTTCAAGCTCAGTTTGCTGTGTAGCTGAAGAAGCGCTTACTTCTTCGGCGGAAGCGGCGGTTTCTTCTGAAATTGCGGCAACGCTTTGAACGGCTATTAATGCCTGATCTTTATGGTCCATCATATCAGCAAGTTTTGTCGCTAACTCATCGATCGTTCCGCCCATTTGCTGCGCAAGTTCCGCATTGCGGATAAAGGAAGATTCTGTGCTCGTTACGGATTGATTTTGATCTTCCATCAATTGCATATTAGCTGTAATGACAGCAACGGTTTGTTGAGATTCGACTAATATTTCTTGAACTGTTTGCTGAATGACATCGGTTTCTGAGCTTGATTGCTCGGCTAGCTTCCGTACCTCTTCTGCGACAACAGCAAAGCCTTTGCCATGTTCACCTGCACGTGCGGCTTCAATACTGGCATTGAGCGCCAATAAATTTGTTTGTGCCGTTATGCCGTGAATGGACGTGATAACTTGGTTAATATCCGCTATTTTAGCTGTCAGCGTCTCAATTTGCTGTTGTACTTTCTCATTCATTTCATTGGCAGCGACATTATGTTCACGTAGCTTTCGAACTTCTGTCATCCCAATTTCAGTCGATGAGCTTGTTTGTTTAGACAAGTCATTCATGTTGTTAGACAGATCGTTGAGAGAATCCATTTGGTCCGACAGGTCGAAAATACGGTGGCTCGTTTCTTCCGTGTCCTCTGATTGCTTGGATGCACCGTGTGCAATTTCGTCCGTAGCCAATGATACTTCCTGGCTCGATGCAACAACTTTTTCAAAAACCTGACTGACTTGACTCGATGACTCATTCAATTGGGTAGAAGAGTCTAAAACGGTGTGAATGGCGTCATTAGTTCTTTGAAGCATATTGTTATAGGCAAGTGCAACCTCACCAATTTCATCGGATTGAATATATTTTTCGTCAACATTTTTCGTTAAATCGCCAGCTGCAGCCGTCTCGATTGAATCACGCAAATAAGCAAGCGGCTTCAATTGTTTGAAGATGAACCAGAAAGTAGCAGCTGACATGAGAATGACCATGATGATAGCTGAAATAATAGTCAAAAATAAAATAGTATTATATGTTTCTAAGATTTTAGATTTTGGGACAACGGTTTGCACCGACCATGTATCGGAAATCTGGTCGACTATTACAGGTGCAAAAGCATTAAAGGAGTTTTCATTTAACTGATTGGAATCGATGTAAAATGTTGAAATTTCTCCCTGGCGCAGTGTGTTTGTAATGGTATCCCAATCAAAGGAATCTTGCATATTCGTTCCATTCAATTCCTCGTTTAAGCTATTGGCTGTTAAAAAACCAGCGTCTGTAATAATACTGGCATATCCGCCTTCTGGTTTTATCGTGTCGACTAACTCATTTAAAAAATCAATGGAAATATCTGTTGTTAAAACACCAAAAAAAGTGCCTGTCTTTGTTAGCAATGGTACGGAAATCGTTGTCATAGGAACGATTTCACCGCCAGCACTATAGTCATAAGGCTCTGTTAAAATTGCCCGTTTTTCATTTTTAGGGACTAAATACCAATCCCCCTCGCCTTCAATTTCATAGCCACTAAGCGCTTCGACATGAACTTTGTCACCATCCTTGTAAAGATAAGGAATAAAACGTTTAGACGGATCAACTAACCCACTAGAAACAGATGAGTCGATTGGAATTGACCCACTTTCAAAAATAGCGGCCATCCCAGTTGCATCCGAATTATTCGTCAAGTTATTTTCAATAACGCTAATAATTTCATCGGCAGTCAAATTCCCTTGTGCCTGTAACGTTTCAAAAATATGTTTTGTTGTATGAAGCATTTCATTGGTTTTTTTAAAGCGATCACTCATTGTGGAAGCGTATAACTCTGTATTACTAATTGCTGCTTCCTCCGCGTCTTGAATACTTTGATTATGTAAAATGATACTTGTAACAATTGAATAAGCCGCAAATAAAATCAAAAATAGCCCTATAATCAATACAGATAGTTTCCGTGCTATTCGATTTGTTTTTTTCATTTACCAACTCCACCTTTCTCAGATTTTCTTTTAGTATACATCATTTGGCAGGGTTCAACAATGGAGGGATGTGGGGTCGAAAGACATAATTCTTACTACCAGCAGAGTGTATTTTGGAGGAAAATGGATAATTATAAGATAATTCATATAAATTTCATATTTCGACATTTTTCGCATTCATTTTCGGTGTTAATAACCGATAGGAAGGGTATAGCTTATAAAAAAATTGATGAATTGGGGGATAAAAAATGAAGACATTACGCGGAACTATATTAGTAGGTTTTGTGGTAGTGCTTTTATTAGCAGCCGTGTTGGCCGTAAGTGGAATAAGAGGAATTAACAATCTTATTGAAACGACAGAAAACACAACGGAAGAGCAATTACCGATACTTATCACCGATTCACGACTTGCATTTAATATTGCAGATCGTGTGGCGAAGGCTCGTGGTTATATTCTGTACGGGGATATGCAATATTTGGAGGAATTCAATTTATTGACAGAGGAAAGTGTTGGTCTTCAAGAAGAGCTAGGGCGCACAACTACCTCCGAGGAAGTAAAGGGCCTGATTGCTACAAGCATCGAATGGCGTGAAATAATGACGGATCAAGTATTTCCAGCGATAATGGCAGGGAGACAGTCGGAAGCACTTCGCATTGATAGTGAGGTTGCCCAGCCGCTTGCCCGTGAATTAATGGCGGGATTTGACAGTCTTGCAACCCATCGGCAAGAGACAATTCTTGCCGATGGGAAAGAGTATGTAAAAGCTGGTTATGCATCGCAGACCATGAATTACATAATCGCTATCTTAGTTATCTTAGCTGGTCTTGTAATCGCCTCCTTCATGTCACGGAGTATTTCTAGACCCATCGTAATGGTTTCAGGAAGAATGGAACGAATGGCTGAAGGGATATTCAATGATGAGCCTCTTGAAACTAAACGAAAAGATGAGGTTGGCCAGCAAATTCACTCCATAAATAAAATGAGAGAATCCATTCAAGCAATTTTAGTGGATACATTGGCGATTTCTCGTCAAGTGAATGGTAGGAGTTCAGAGTTGACTGAAACGTCCGTTGTTGTGAGCGACTCGACCAATCAAATAGCGGCAACGATGGAACAGCTTGCCGCCGGATCAGAGGCACAGGCGAATACAGCTTCTAATATGGCTGAAATGGTAGGAACTGTTTTTGAAGACATTCAACATGCGAATGAAGCTGGAACGCAGGTTGTAGCATCGTCACGCGCAATCTTAGAACGGACAGTAAGTGGTAATGACATGATGGAAAGTTCCGTTCAACAAATGAATACCATTTATGGCGTAGTGAATGACTCTGTCGAAACGATTAAGCAATTGGATACTCAGACAAAAGAGATTTCTACGCTCGTTACAGTCATCAGTGAAATTGCAGGTCAAACGAACTTACTTGCACTTAACGCTGCTATCGAGGCGGCACGTGCAGGCGAGCACGGCAAAGGATTTGCTGTTGTGGCGGATGAAGTGAAAAAGCTTGCGGAACAGGTTGCTGATTCTGTCAATGAGATTACGACCATCGTCAACACGGTTCAAGAAGGATCGTCTAGTGCTGTCAAAGCACTTGAAAGTGGCTATACGAGTGTGGCAGATGGTAAACAAAAGGTACTAGATACCGGTGTTGTATTCGAGGAAATTTCAGAGCTTGCGACAACGATGAATGAACAGACGAGTGTCATGTCAAATGATCTTCGTCATCTCGAAGAGATCGGTGGTAAATTGACAGAAGGCGTGACGGAAGTCGCCTCTATCGCAGAGGAATCTGCCGCAGGCGTTCAGCAAACAACGGCTTCGGCGGAACACTCATCGCACCAAGTAGAAGCAATGAGGGCAGGCGTGACAGAACTCTCCACTCTCGCTGATCAGCTAGAAGCATCCGTTAAACGATTTGCTATCGAAGAACAATAATTTGAAGTACTATTTTTGTTTGATTGAAGTGGAAAATAGGACCGTAATCTGCCAAGTGGTACAGTAGATTACGGTTTTTCTTTGCGGATAGATGTGATAAGTTGTTCCGATATTATAAGAGATGTAAAATAGGTAGCAGCAACATAACAGGAGGTTTTTATAGTGGAACAAGTTCAATTTATGCGCAATCTTATTATCGAAACGCCTTCAATGCCAGGTAATTTTGCCAAAGTAGCTATGGCTATCGGGCAATTAGAAGGAGATATAGGTGATATTCAAACGATTAAGGTCGGAACATTATCGACAATCCGTGATATTGCCATCCAGTGTTTGAATGAAGAGCATTTGTTGAAAATTGTAGAAGCAATCAATCGGATTGGGGAGGGAATTAGCGTCCAGGCTGTAACGGATGATGTTCTGCAAGCCCATGAAGGTGGAAAAATTCATATGAAAGGACGATTTGAAATCCGTTCATTAGGAGATTTACGCCGCGTCTATACACCAGGCGTTGCCAACGTTTGCGAAGTCATTAAAAATGATCCTGAACAGGCAAAATATTTCACGGGGATTTCGAATACCGTAGCCATTGTGACGGATGGGACTGCGATTCTAGGTCTTGGCAATATCGGCCCTGTCGCAGGAATGCCTGTTATGGAAGGAAAGGCTGTGCTATTCGACCAGTTTGCTGGGATAAGTGGAATTCCGATTTTGTTAGATACGAGTGACCCCGATCAAGTTGTTGAGACCGTGAAGCATATTTCTAAAAGCTTTGGTGGTATTTTACTTGAAGATATCGGATCACCGCATTGCTTTGAAATCGAAGAGCGCTTGAAGGCGGAGCTGTCGATTCCGGTCATGCATGACGACCAGCATGGGACTGCTGTCGTAACACTCGCTTCCGTTCTATCCGCTTGTAGGCAATCGGGTGTCGAGCTTGCTGACTCAGTTGTTGGTCAAGTCGGTCTTGGCGCAGCAGGACTTGCTATCAGTCGTGTGCTGATGGCTTATGGCGTAAAAGAAATGCGTGGTGTTGATCGCAATGGGGAAGCATGTGAACGGCTTGTTCGATACGGTGGAACGGTCATAGATTCGTTGGAGGAACTAATGGAGACATGTGATATTATTGTTGCAACGACAGGTGTTGCAGGACTTATTAAACCAGAAATGGTACGCAAAGGACAAATCATTTTGGCTTTATCTAATCCAAGTGCTGAAATTGCACCGGAAGAGGCGCTAAAAGCAGGCGCAGCCTTTGCAGCAGACGGTCGTCTCGTCAATAATATTTTAGGGTTCCCAGGTATTTTCCGTGGTGTACTCAATGCCTATGCGAAAGAAATTACCTACCCGATGCTCATTGCAGCGGCGCTAGCTATCGTCGACAGTACAAAACCTGGCGATCTCGTGCCACACCCCCTTGACCCAAACGTCCACCAAAACGTAGCAGCAGCAGTAGAACGCATAGCGAATGACGGTAAATAATAAATAAGTAAAACGAAAAAGCCATACGACTGGGGTTCCCAGCTGTATGGCTTCTTTTCTTATTATCTACCAATCGGCCAATCAAATGGAATTGAGCCTGGAGGTGAGTGTTTCAAAATATCAATGATTGGAATTGTATAGGCAAACAGAATGAGCGCAATCGTAATCCCGATCCATAAATACCAGTTCTCAAGAAACTTAGGTGTAGGCTGTGCATTTGTAGCTTCCTCTGCAATTGGGAATTCCTCCACACCACGTGGTGCAAAGAACGTCAATTGGATGAAAATATACACCATTAAAATAATCCCGATGAACAGGATTGTTCCACCGACTGCTTGTGCAACCTGGTAACTAATCCAAGTCGCAACTTGGTCGCCGCCAGCATACTCAGAGAAGTTCGAGCGACGCGGTCCGCCTAGCAACCCTTGAATATGCATGGAGCCAGACATAATTGTCATACCAATCGTCCAAATATACGTCTGAATAATTCCGAGCTTATTCAACTTCGGTGTCAATCTTCTACCTGTCAAATGAGGCACAAGCCAATACGTAATTCCGAAGAATGTTAAAATAACGGTTGTTGCAGCTGTTAAATGGAAATGCCCAGTAATGTAAATCGTATTATGAACAAGTGCATTCATTTGATAAGAGGCGTTAATAATACCACCCGCACCCCCGGGGATGAATGCTAACATACCGATAAACGGAGCAAGGAAACGAACATCTTTCCACGGTAACTTCTTAAACCAGCCAAATAGACTCTTATAGCCTTTTCTACGACCAGCTTCTTCAAATGTTGCAAAAATCGAGAATGCAGTCATCAGTGATGGAATAATAACCATGAACGTCAAGACGACTTGAATGAATTTCCATGTAGGATCAATACCGGGCTCAGTTAATTGGTGATGGAAACCTACTGGAATGGAGAACATCAGTAATAGAATGAAAGCTAGTCGGGCAAGTGAATCACTGAATAACTTTCCACCGATAATTTTCGGGATGATTGCATACCAAGCCATATAAGCAGGAAGCAACCAGAAATAAACAAGCGGGTGACCGAAATACCAGAACAACGTACGACTTAATAGCACGTTAATCGTTTCAGCATACCCAAGTGACCAAGGGATGAACTGAATAATAACGGCAGAAGCTACCCCAAGTGAGGCGATGAACCACATAAGCATATTAATGATAACCATAAAGGCTAGTAATGGTGATTTTTCACCCTTGTGTGCCTTTTTCCATACATAGAGCTGACGAAAGTTAACGAATGCGGCAATCCAGCTACCGACGATTACAAATGTCAGGCCAAAATAGAATGCAGGATGTGCACGCAGTGGTGCGTAAAACGTATAGAGAACAGATGCCTCACCTACGAGAATTGTAATCGCAGTCATAGTCGTACCGATTACCATTACCCAGAAAGCTAACCAGGCAACTTTCCTCTGTTTATCAGAAATCCCAACTGTTTTCCCCATCAGTGAGAATTGGAATCCGATAATGAAGAACGTCGTCAAAACAAGACCGAGAATGACACCATGTACCGTTAAAATCGTATAGTAATCAATGTTAAATGGTAATGTATATTTACCGGAACGGACAAGCGTCTGTAAAAGACCCATTAGACCACCAATCAATAATGATATGTACGTAACGTACATAAATGACATGTATAACTTAGAATCTTTTTTTGATATTGAGAGCTCATTCGTAGCCATTATTCATACACCTCCACTGTTCCGTACATAATGTGGTGACCGATACCGCAGTATTCGTTACAGACGATTGTAAACTCACCAGCGTTTTTCAGAACTGCCTCATAACGACTGATGTGACCGGGTTCGACCATCATGTTGACGTTTGTTCCAGCAACGTTGAAACCGTGGACAACGTCTGTTGTCGTAATTTGATAAAGAACAGTAGATCCTTTAGGTACGCGAATTGTTTTCACTGGATTCCCGTCAGCATCTTTCCCCAGATCATAGTTGAATGCAGAAGCGACAATATTAACGATATATTTCCCGTCAGCAACCTCACGGAGCCCAAGGTTTTCTGGTTTGAATGAATCATGTGCTTCCACATTTTGTGGATCAATAATTTCAATATGACTTTGCGGATGTGTGCCTTTCCAAAATGCAGCAAACCCTATAATAACTAAAAATAATGCGAGTGACCCTACCCCAAGAGTGAGCCAAATTTTTTCGTACTTGTGCAAATGCATACGTTTACCCTCCTAACATTGTCATTATCTAGATAGAAATAGTGCGTACAGCCCGAACCAAGAGATTAGAATGAAAATACCGACCAACATAACAGAGATAAAAGTACCTTTTAAACTAACTTCGGCATCCATTTCGGTATGATTGGACTGTTGCTGCTTTGGATTTCCTTTCCCCATTGTTACACCTCCCGTTCACGATGAAGTAGTCTGTCATACTTTTATCATAGTCAAATGGTAGAATACAGGAATTGGGGAAATCCCTATCTATATAGGAAAGTGGAAAGAGTTCACATTTTGTTCACCTGCTCTTCATAGTTCGGACATATTGGACATTAAGAAAACCGCATCCCGAAGTGGAATGCGGTTTTTGTATAGAGTAGAAGTGTGGGAAATAGTTGCTTATTGCAAAGTCTCATCCGCCTTTTTACGCATATCACGCATCGGGACAAGTATCTCTGCACGTTGCTTCACTTCCATGAGTGTTATTTGTTTGTCCCTTTGGATAGGTTCGTAATCTCCTGCAGCTGGATCATGGTCGGCGTTCTTGAAAAAACGGTGCTGCGGATGTTTCCATTCATTAAGAGCTACAAAATGACCATCTGTTACTAATCCAGTCAAGCCGTATATTTCATGAAAGACCTCTTTCACTTCACCCGCCTCCATTTTATCATGTCCTTTTCCTTGTATTCCCGTTTTCTATCACTTTAAACCATCCAATAAGACAATTATGTTTCGAAAGAGGAATAAATGACATGATATGTAACGGATTTGTTACACGAATGTAATGTTAGAGGCTCGTCGCACATGTTAAAGTTACTTTAGTTAGTTTACAGATAAATAAATTCATTGGGGGAACGTATGAAAAATATAGTTAAGTTACACAAATCAGCTATAATCATTGTAATGGCACTACTGTTATTTATTGCCCCTTTCACTGGACAAGCGGAAGCATCGGCAGCAACTGATCTTACAAAAACTGCAAAAAGCCTAATTGGTGTTAAGTATAGTTATGGTGGTTCATCTACAAAAGGATTCGACTGCTCAGGATATATTAATTACGTTTTTAAAGCACATGACATTAATGTTTCACGTTCATCTTCTAGTTTGTACGCATCAGGAGAGGCAGTTAATAAGGCAAACTTGGAGACTGGCGACCTCGTATTTTTTAATACAACTGGAAAAGGCGTTTCACATGTGGGTATGTACATAGGTAATGGTGAATTCGCACACGCATCTACTTCAAGAGGTGTTCGCATTGATAAGCTAAACGACCCTTACTACTGGGGTAGCCGTTATATTGGCGCTAAGCGCGTTGCAAATTTTGATGCAGTTGCTTCACTTAACTAATAACATAAACAAGAAGCACCGTATATCCGTTCACTATCGGATATACGGTGCTTTTATCTTTATTCAGCAAATGCTTTTGTACTGAAAGTGAAGCGTCAGCTCCAGAAGACTCCCAACTCTGTAGGTGGCAAGATGAATGCGGTTTTTTTTTCCTGTTCAGCGTGTGTCCAAACGCCGGCTGAACAATAAGAGGAACGCGGGCTAAGGTCGCCACGTCCTGAAAGGAAGTGCCTTAATTTCTGCAAAGAACGCAGAAATATGGCAAATCGAACCCTTTGCTGTTCGATTGGCAACGCCTGCATGACCAGCATCGTGCAGGCCCAAGCCTCCGGCGGATGTCACGGATTTTGAAAGGAGTTAATCGAGGCAGTCTAAGTTCGCGATGTCCTGAAACAGTGCCTTAATTTCTGCAAAGAACACAGAAATACGGCAAATCGAACCCTTCGCTGTTCGATTCGCAACGACCGCATGACCTATATCCTGTAGGCCTCAAGCTCGATTCAAAATCTGGACGCAATTACGCCTCGGCGTAATTGATGTTAGAAAAAAAGCTGCCTAGCGAAGTTGAATTAGACTTGGCTAGGCAGCTTTTATAAATTACGCATTTTGTTGTGGTACACGAACTGTCCAACGTGACAAGTCTGGCTCTGTCTTTTGGGTCAATTCCTTTGGATAGATAAACGTCCATGGTTTAGACGTGTTTGCTTTGACAGATAATGGAGCAAGCTCAAATGTTCCGGTAGCAACAAGATCTCCAACCGCATCAATAAGCTCAAGTGGTAACTTTTCAATATTAATTTGTTTCGAGTGACCGTTACGGATGAAAACGGAAGCAGCAATGCCACCATCCTCTTGTTTCTTCACTTGGAACCCGCTAATATTTACTTCCCGTGGCTTCAATTTCGGCAGCCCTTCAACGACTGTTGCGAGTCCTTCTTTTTGCTCATCCGTCAAGCCGTCTTCCCATGCCTGTTCCAATTCCAGTTTATGTGGCACCATCGACTGAACGTTGAAAGCAAGCTTCCAGTTTTCTACCGGAGGTTGTTCAGCAAAAATATTTTCTTTTGTAAAGACGAATACCCATGGTCTTGCACTGCGTGCTGGAATATCGCCAAGTTCCGATAAATCGAACTCATCAGAAGCGAGTGTATTTCCTTCACCGTCGAGGAGCATTAACTCGATTGGGCCAACAGAAATCTGTTGATCAAGAGAGGAGCGGAAAAATGCCTTAACGAGCCAGCTACCATTTGCTGATTCAACATCAATATCAATTCCAGAAAGGGAAATCTGATTAGGTTTCAATGGTTCGAGCTCATTAGATAGGAAGCGGAAAACGTAGTCCTGCTCCTGTGGCACGTCCCATTCTGGATGAAGTGAAAGAGTTGTTTCGACCTCATCTGTATTACTTGAAACATTTACACCGTCAATGATTTCTTCAGAACCGATTATGCTATCCTTACCTGTCTTTTCAGCTTGCTTAAAAAAAGAAAAAAGTTTCATTGTTGTACCTCCTGCTGTTGTGCAATCATTTTTGTAAAGTTAATCACTTCAGAAGCGATATTGCGACGTAACTTTTGGTAATGACGACCGAATAATTCAAGTCCTTCCCGTTGATAAATTCTCATTGGATCTTCCTGACCGTAAGAACGAAGTCCGATACCTTCCTTGAGTCGTGTCATCACTTCTAAATGCTTTACCCACATTACATCAATATGTGACAGCATAACCTGTGGAATCATCTCATTTACCTGTTTATCCTCTTCAAATGAATCGATATAAGCAAGTAAATCAGCCATTGGTGCTTCATACAGCCTTAAAATATCGGTTGTTTTTTCAATTATGCGTGGGATGGCTATTGGTTCCAATAATAGGCTATTCATCGTTCTTTCGATGCGCTCGAAATCCCAGTTATCTGAAGAATCTTCCTCCGGGCAACTATCGAAAATGACGAATTCGACAGTTTCGGTTAGCATTGTCTTTAATTGCTCAAGGATTCCTTCACCTTCAATGATTTTATCGCGCAATGAATAGACAACTTCTCGTTGATCATTAATCACATCATCCAATTTCAAGTTGTATTCGCGCGTGGAGTAGTGCACGCCTTCAACGATTCGCTGTGTACGTTCCGTCAGTTCATCGACCTCTGGATTTTGGATGAGCCCATTAGCATCCGCCGTTAGTTTTTTTACAAATTTTTCAATATCATCTTTGGCAAAGCGTTTGAACATATCATCTTCAAGGGAAAGGTAGAAACAGCTTTCCCCGCGGTCGCCTTGGCGTCCAGAACGACCCCGAAGCTGGTTGTCGATACGGCGGTTTTCATGTTTTTCTGTACCGAGTACGAAAAGCCCGCCAAGTTCTTCGACACCTTCTCCGAGTACGATATCAGTACCGCGTCCAGCCATATTTGTCGCAACCGTAATATGACCGAGTTGGCCAGCTTGAGAAATGAGCTCTACTTCTTGCTCAACACTTTTTGCATTCAATAGGTTGAAGGGAAGCTTGTGCTTATTTAAGTATTCAACTACTTTTTCAGATTGCAAAATAGACGTTGTTCCTACGAGGACAGGTTGTCCTGTTTTATGGCGTGCAGCCACTTCTTTTGCCATCGCTTTATACTTCTGGTCAATGGTTTCGTATACTTGGTCAGGAGCGTCAATGCGCACGCGTGGCCGGTTTGTTGGAATCTGAATGACAGCCATTCCGTATACTTCGTTGAATTCCTTTTCCTGCGTCTTTGCGGTGCCTGTCATACCACAAAGCTGTGGATACATCCGGAAATAGTTTTGGATTGTAATTTGTGCCTGTGCTTTGTTCTCATCAGTAATAGGCAAGCCTTCTTTTGCCTCGATTGCTTGGTGTAGACCATCGGAAAGCGTCCGACCATCCAGAATACGCCCCGTGAACATATCAACAAGTTCAATTTTTTCCTCGCGTACAATATAGTCAACGTCACGCTCGAAAATAACATAAGCCCGAACTGCTTGAATCATATAATGATAAAGAGTTTGATGCTCTAGCTCGTATAAGTTATCGATACCAAATGCTTTTTCAACTTTTTCAATACCTGTATCAGTTAGGGAAGTAGCTTTCGTTTCATCATCGAAATCGAAATCGACACCCTTTTTAAAGCGTTTGGCAAGACGCGCCGCAATATGATGTAAATCGGCATCTGCTGGCATTTTTCCGGCTACAATAAGTGGTGTTTTTGCCTCGTCAACAAGAATACTGTCAACTTCATCAATAATAGCGAAATGGTATGGACGTTGGACATGTTCGGTAGTTTGGTGTGCCATATTATCCCGTAAATAATCGAAGCCGAATTCAGTTCCGACTCCATATGTAATATCGGCATTATAGGCTTCTTGCTTTGCGGGACCTTGCATCATCGGTACGTTCAACCCGACTGTGAGACCGAGAAAACGATGAATTTGTCCAATCTGTTCATAGTCACGCTTGGCAAGGTAGTCGTTCACTGTAATAACGTGGACACCTTTACCTTCCAGTGCACGAACATAGGAGGGGAGGGAGGCAACTAGTGTTTTACCTTCACCCGTCGGCATCTCAGCGATATTTCCTTCTGTTAGTACGAGCCCGCCGATAAGTTGTACGTCAAAATGACGCATTCCTAATACTCGTTTGGACGCCTCGCGAACAACAGCAAATGCATCTGGAGTAATGGAGTGAACAGATTCGCCTGATTGGATCCGTTCTTTAAATAGATCTGTCATATTGGTAAGTTGTTCGTCCGACATCGCTTCGTATGTGGGTTCTAATTTATTTATTTGTTGGACAATCTTCCTGTATTTTCGAAGTTGTCTTTCGCTCGTTTGATTTGAACGTTTGAAAATCGATAACATGAATGAACGCTCCTTTTTCTTATCCTTGAAAGGACCTTCTCTTATTTTATCAAAAAGTATGGTAAATGACTACCTTAAGCTAAAATCTACATATATAAGGAAAGAAATTGACGGGATAGGGTTCGGGGGAAAGGGGAAAAGTAATGGATATAAGAAGTTGGAAGCGGAATTAATTGACTAGTAGTATGCTTTTCTAACTAATACATGCTATAATACTGTTGATTTGATAAATTATCGATTTACTTAGGGAGGAAGGACATGTTATTCCTTGCGATGGCTGCTGCTTTTGTAGCCTCTGTAATACTTACTCCGCTTGTTATAAAATTAGCATTCCGAATCGGAGCGGTCGATCATCCAAACTACCGGAAAGTACATGCATCTGCTATGCCACGTATTGGTGGCCTTGCGATATTTGGTGCATTCCTAATTGGTTATTTCATATTGAGGCCGGT
Proteins encoded:
- a CDS encoding methyl-accepting chemotaxis protein; the protein is MKKTNRIARKLSVLIIGLFLILFAAYSIVTSIILHNQSIQDAEEAAISNTELYASTMSDRFKKTNEMLHTTKHIFETLQAQGNLTADEIISVIENNLTNNSDATGMAAIFESGSIPIDSSVSSGLVDPSKRFIPYLYKDGDKVHVEALSGYEIEGEGDWYLVPKNEKRAILTEPYDYSAGGEIVPMTTISVPLLTKTGTFFGVLTTDISIDFLNELVDTIKPEGGYASIITDAGFLTANSLNEELNGTNMQDSFDWDTITNTLRQGEISTFYIDSNQLNENSFNAFAPVIVDQISDTWSVQTVVPKSKILETYNTILFLTIISAIIMVILMSAATFWFIFKQLKPLAYLRDSIETAAAGDLTKNVDEKYIQSDEIGEVALAYNNMLQRTNDAIHTVLDSSTQLNESSSQVSQVFEKVVASSQEVSLATDEIAHGASKQSEDTEETSHRIFDLSDQMDSLNDLSNNMNDLSKQTSSSTEIGMTEVRKLREHNVAANEMNEKVQQQIETLTAKIADINQVITSIHGITAQTNLLALNASIEAARAGEHGKGFAVVAEEVRKLAEQSSSETDVIQQTVQEILVESQQTVAVITANMQLMEDQNQSVTSTESSFIRNAELAQQMGGTIDELATKLADMMDHKDQALIAVQSVAAISEETAASAEEVSASSATQQTELERVAEATAHMHTIAQELQEVVNRFKLS
- a CDS encoding methyl-accepting chemotaxis protein, which codes for MKTLRGTILVGFVVVLLLAAVLAVSGIRGINNLIETTENTTEEQLPILITDSRLAFNIADRVAKARGYILYGDMQYLEEFNLLTEESVGLQEELGRTTTSEEVKGLIATSIEWREIMTDQVFPAIMAGRQSEALRIDSEVAQPLARELMAGFDSLATHRQETILADGKEYVKAGYASQTMNYIIAILVILAGLVIASFMSRSISRPIVMVSGRMERMAEGIFNDEPLETKRKDEVGQQIHSINKMRESIQAILVDTLAISRQVNGRSSELTETSVVVSDSTNQIAATMEQLAAGSEAQANTASNMAEMVGTVFEDIQHANEAGTQVVASSRAILERTVSGNDMMESSVQQMNTIYGVVNDSVETIKQLDTQTKEISTLVTVISEIAGQTNLLALNAAIEAARAGEHGKGFAVVADEVKKLAEQVADSVNEITTIVNTVQEGSSSAVKALESGYTSVADGKQKVLDTGVVFEEISELATTMNEQTSVMSNDLRHLEEIGGKLTEGVTEVASIAEESAAGVQQTTASAEHSSHQVEAMRAGVTELSTLADQLEASVKRFAIEEQ
- a CDS encoding NAD(P)-dependent oxidoreductase; the encoded protein is MRNLIIETPSMPGNFAKVAMAIGQLEGDIGDIQTIKVGTLSTIRDIAIQCLNEEHLLKIVEAINRIGEGISVQAVTDDVLQAHEGGKIHMKGRFEIRSLGDLRRVYTPGVANVCEVIKNDPEQAKYFTGISNTVAIVTDGTAILGLGNIGPVAGMPVMEGKAVLFDQFAGISGIPILLDTSDPDQVVETVKHISKSFGGILLEDIGSPHCFEIEERLKAELSIPVMHDDQHGTAVVTLASVLSACRQSGVELADSVVGQVGLGAAGLAISRVLMAYGVKEMRGVDRNGEACERLVRYGGTVIDSLEELMETCDIIVATTGVAGLIKPEMVRKGQIILALSNPSAEIAPEEALKAGAAFAADGRLVNNILGFPGIFRGVLNAYAKEITYPMLIAAALAIVDSTKPGDLVPHPLDPNVHQNVAAAVERIANDGK